In Tachysurus vachellii isolate PV-2020 chromosome 12, HZAU_Pvac_v1, whole genome shotgun sequence, the DNA window actcgtgctgaataggcgtaacagctgatgaaaaagcagagacaattgtagacgaaaatgaagagagattttaggttgttgacgaacatatttcgtctcgtctcgtctgacgaaattaacactacgtCAGTCAACCTCTCCTGTggaatgctgagattttcattgatttctcgcgcttctcctttgcttgttatgttgttgtgttgtagtcTATGGCTGTGGTGTCGTAGCGCGTGATCTTCCTTTACTGAAGGCATCGCGTGTTCGCAgtattttgtacggtgacccggGGCTGCGTTGCGTTCCGCCACTCTTTTATACTACGTCATTTAATCTAAATAATCGTGGTTGACAAATGAAACTTTAGAGGAAAATGACAATATGGAGAAGttacatacagcacaatttttaagacccaaacatcaaaattcaagactttttaaagactttttaaggtattatttccaaattaataaattcaatgcttttaagactttttaagaccctGCGGGAACCCTGTTATAgcaattcattttatatttataaacactgaaacatatttactgattaattagaaaacaaaggttttttttatttaaataaattatatgcaACATGTATAACTGATACGAAATAGAGATAAACAAGCATTACTTTTCCCAGTTGAAAATGATTCACACATTTTTCCACCGTAACTCCAGTACAAGCAATTTAGcactcatttttttattcttctttttttttaagaaaccaCAAAAATATATAGCAGGATTGTGACATAACGTTCAGACGTTTCACAATGCAcaattttctgtgttttaataaaagccTCAATAATTTTCTGCTAAAATCATACAAAACATTAAGACAATCGAAAGAACTGTGTACACGATCAAACAAACTCGGGAGTTTAACATAATTTAGATTTATAGAAACCTGGTCCAACTTACTTGCATCTGAGAGACAGCAGCATGTCAAAGCCACATGTCATGATTTAAGCCCtgcatttaaaatgtgtaagtgtgtgtgtgtgcgtcatgTGTACATGGCCCCATGCAGATCTTCCAGACGGtgttctctctgtcttctccggtcctacacacacacattatcattttattattgttaattattcattcaggTAAATCATAAGTAAGTCTGTTCATTATGAGCTTAATGAgtgcatgtgtacacacaccccTACTTATACGACTGTGATCATTATGCCACAGCAACACACAGAGGGCAACAAACACCTCACAGTCACTCCAGTATTAAAGAGTTAGAATCACatagccttgtgtgtgtgcgcgtttgtgaGGAAATAAGCATTATCACCATGACAAGTTCCTTATTAAACTAATTACACTCTGTAACACTAAGCATCACTGAGTGCTATGTAATAAGTGTTTCTCACAATAAGCTGCTGTTACCCTCCCATGTGCACAAGGACAGGAGTGTTAATAAGCTGAATCAGGAGTGTGAGAgcagaaacacactgacacacaggacAGGGTGTGGAACAAGGAGACACAAGGTGATTACGGTGACGTCTGAAATGATTATTTCATaaaacatgactgtgtgtgtgagagatgaatTAGTGAACTGGATTATGTATCATGTTTGCtcactttgtcttttttaaacTCCTCGTAGTCTGGGTTGTCTGTGGGCAGCTCGAGTCGACACAGAGGACACGAATTGGTCTGAAACAAACAGGTCTAATGTCAGTCTTATCAAGTCTCAAGAATACACACAGtaatggttgtgtttgtgtctttctgtctgtctgtgtgtctaagAATCCTTCTAtccctatctgtctctctctagctttctgtctatccccccctctgtgtgtgtgtctgtctgtctgtctgtctgtctgtctgcctctctctcactgtctgcctCCCTCCCTACCCCCTAACTCTCTGTGTATTTCTAATCTGTCTTTGTGGCTCCTACTGTctggttgtatgtgtgtgtgtgtgtgtttctcacctTTCCCAGCCAGGGTAGGATACAGCTGGAGTGGAACAGATGTTTGCAGGGCATCTCTCGTACCGTCTCCTGCTCCTCAAACTCCAGTAGACACACTGGACACTTCAACCCTTTATCTAATCAAACAGAGATCAtctgtgagacacacacacacgatcgaTTCAAGATGGCACCACGGATGGCAGCCTCGGCACGACTCTCTCTAGTACTTACattctttttgtttactgtctgtgtgtttggttacCCTATCCTGATAACTTACACTAGAGAAGAACTGCTTAACATCAGGCAGTTTACACCAGACACTTTTTCACCAGTTTTTACAAACCCAAAAATTCTTTTGGAGCTCTTGGTTGGAGAAGCAGCTGCTCTCTATGGTACATGGAACCTCCGCTTATTGTCGAACAAAACTGACTGATTCTTCTTAATAGAACAAACAAAGACTTTGCATCCTCCGCTGGGGGAAAATCCGGATTCTCTTTTTATAATCCTTGGAGACTTTAACAGAGCAAAACTAACGCTTGAACTTCCAAAATACAGGcagaatattaattttaatacaataattctgGAAATTCTCCATTCCAAACTCCTAAAGCTCACTATATCCCctgccatctgtcagtggatcaccagcttcttaacaggcaggaaacaacaggtgagactgggaggtgttacCTCCAGTATTCGTACAGTAAGCACTGGCTCTCCTCAGGGATGTATCCTTTCCCCatgctattctccctctataccagaggtattcaactaaaatttaaagaggtccaataagagaaaatttcttgaagcaaaggtccggaagatcataatgtctaactagttagtgtgatatatatttagcctagtgtatattttttttatatatatatatatatatatatatatatatatatataa includes these proteins:
- the rnf181 gene encoding E3 ubiquitin-protein ligase RNF181; translation: MSSYFDEHDCEPTDPQEQYRENALLELARTLIQGLDVDFGSLNVSEWDQRLPPPAAKNVVQNLPLIVISPQQADKGLKCPVCLLEFEEQETVREMPCKHLFHSSCILPWLGKTNSCPLCRLELPTDNPDYEEFKKDKDRRRQREHRLEDLHGAMYT